TGAGCAGAGCGCAGTGCAATTTGTATAGCTTCTACGATACTATTCTCCGTCCCGTCGTCGGAGCGAATACGTAGGGGAACTGCATTCATCTCTGTTTCACAGCTTGAATGTAATAATGTGCGATTACTTCTGGTTGCTTATTGGTTACACCTACTTCTAACCAAATAATTCTCCGCGAAAACCCGTCGATACAACCATGTACACTGAATCCGAATGGTTTGAGCTTGTCATATCCATCGATGTGCCATAGGTGATCAGGTCCAGGGACTGTATAGACCCTTCTCCTCAGCCGCCTTTTCCTCCGCGTGGACACACCTTCGGGATCTAATTCTCGCATGATTTCCATGATAGTAGCTCGCTTAGCAGGAATCCCCAAATTCTTTATTACATTCCAAACCTTTCTGTACCctataaaaagaatataataaaTTAATCACCAACATAGATTGTTTAGAAACATACATGATTATATGTACTTAAAGTGGCATACCCATTGAGTTTCCACTGCCGAGTAGTTCCATTGAaaccaattttttaatttcttctctGTCTTCGATCTTAGCCGGATGTCGTCTATACAGTCCCAACTTGGAAAGCGTTCTCTTCAAGGTAGACAAACTCACAAACACATCATGCTGTGCTGCTAAGAATCCCAGGATTTCTAGATTACTAAAGCCTTGTCCAAAGTAAGAAGTTATTAAAGCATCTCTATCAAAACATTTTGAACTTAAACAAGGCAGATACGATGTCGCCATGTTGTTTCCTGCCCCGCAAACAAAGCAatgaaaatttaacaaaatcagGACCAGATGGAAAATATCGATTAAATTTGTGCCAAAATGCTCTCGCGGGCGTGAATGAATTTTTCCTTGCGCGTATTAATACAATGGTGCGTGCATCAAAGCTGTGCGTGCAAGACTATAACTTGAGCGCGCGTAAATTAAAGCACTTATGTTCCCTGGAATGGTGCGCGTTGAGGAAATTTGTGCGTGCGCACAATGAACCTTCAGGGCCATCGTATTTTATAGTGCAGTGGGAACAAAAACGTTTCAAAAAATGTGAGGATACAGTGAGTGGATATATTCACTTAGTTAGTTGGAATTGATATAAAAAGCAGAATATCAAATTCCTTTGCAAAATTTAGTCTGCaagaaatttgttaaattttgtgcaagtcaataatatttttactgacttttttgccgacttttttttaacGATTTATCATCGGTTATTTTTCCAGCAGTTTTTAATTTACATACATCTGTGAAAGTGTTTTTTCTGTCTTAAAAGTCGTGAAAAAAAGATAGGTGTTTCGAATCCTGTCCTTTgttccattttcttttttttttaatccgaAACCAATCTCTCTGCTAGTAAGTTCGTATTTAATTCATAAATGTTACCGCAAGttatatgtatttatttgtaaattttatttgaatctacaggttttaaatatttttatcccCTTTGAGTGTTTTTACTTCCGTTTTTATGCTATacagtttttgttaaaaaaatattttataaaaatttaaaaacgtttAGAATAAAATGCAATTATATAAGGGCAAAGCAAAAAATGACTCAGCTATTTTTTCCATAACATAGGCGTGAAAGAGCCCTAGGACAGGGTTGAGGAGAGGTAAATGAGTACAATTACACGAGATTAGACATATTTCTCGCAGCGTCGTTGGTAAAATCTACTGGGTTGTTCATACGTACGAACATGCAGCACATCTATGACGCGCGATTTAAAACTCAATGATGGCGGTGGGCTGTTAACGAAATATTCGCTCCTTTAAACCTGATTACACTGCCCACAATCATCTTTTTTAGACGTTCACAAACAAGTCTATATACCTTTCTAAACAACACTTACAAAATTTTCATGACTGTGTGGGGTAGAAAAAGTTTTGTACTTAccagtaaacatcaaaaataagatcCTTGACTGAcaaccaagaatattttacgtactgaAGTAGTAGCAGCACCCTCGTCctcagggttttttgccttcttgatatgagagatgacgtttctcatatcaaaaagacaaaaaaaactggggacgagggtgagaGTAACAGTATTTTATGACATCCACAACTCACACTGTGCGCCATCTTCCAAATTTCCCTCAAATGGCTTGGGTTATCCTGGacaatggtaacattcactcgcccatattgcTTCGCCACCAAAGGGAAGTAAGTgtgagagttataaccactaaacaCTGCAGCGCCACAAGGAAGGAGTACCTGTCATGGCtaacaacaaaatgttttttttatatttgatccCTTTTccagggtgaccactaataaaatgagaacaaaaataagaatattaAGAAGAATTAAGGAGAccaattgacattttttaaaggagtggtcccacgaaattttcgatttttttttatttgttctttgGATTCTATTCAATTagtataaagtttttattcttttttcgaaaaattgtttattgatcTTTTAATCAATGCGCAAAGATTGTCTTTTTATTAAGAACCTTTTGCTGTTACGTCATAATTGGCGATGTAAGTTTCGAGAGAAAGGGAGAGATGGAGAAAGAAAAGCTTGGTAGTCAGATCACATATATGAACACAAACACAGCGAAGAAAAATATGATATtattaaagaagaaaacaattttggaGAAGATGAGAACGGTGATAATGAGATGGAAACTTTTGATGAGCTTTTTACAGGCACAGGGCTGCAACTTTTTTGTAATTCGAGACCACTAAATAAGATGATAATAAAACATTGTAACTGAGAGAGAAACgatatttttagtaaaacatTGGGAAAGTTTTCGTGATGGGAGAAACGAATGGTGCAAGTGCGATAACTGCAAGACTGAAACTAGGGAGATTGATTGTTTTTGTTGCACGGAAGTGGATGCATTACAGACAAACAATTCCAAGGTATATGTgcttaaacacattttttttaaaaatgattaagCTACATAAAAGTATtgttaaaatatgaaataataatGATATGTATCGTACAAATATCCGCTGTTTTTTAggaataaaatatataactgaGAATGAGCATTTCAAACAACTTTGTCTCGTTTTAATACACGAGACAAGAGAAAAATTTCTGCAAGACACGCCTACAAACAAATCTTTTCGGTTTGCTGCTTACAAGCAATTCATTTGGTTCGTTTTCTAACGACTTGGAAAAGGCAATCGCCGAGTTATACCGTCGCGTGTTGTGTGGTAAATAAGATAAGTTTTCCCTGAAGAGGGTGGTGTCTATGTCCCTTACTCGGaagaataaacacaaaaatatataatatgtaattataattatagaaaataaaataaaataaatatttctaattatgaaATTACGATCTTGGATTCTCTACAATATCATTCTATTTGCTGATTTGtcttaacacacaaaaaatcatTCGCCAACTATGACGTCACGGCTATTTAAACGGGATAGTAAAAAAGGGCcgaataagagaaaaaaaaattttttttttaaaaaaagttttttataataataaataaaacatttccgaTAAAATaggatgaaattattttttttgattttttgtgggGCCACtcttttaaggatattttgttgcgaacgagaataaaaaaaataaaaaataagaataattaagaagaaaactaattttatttctctatctttaatgttacatattatgttctatgataagaaaattatacatatacaaatatacatataaattatgccctgaaagatagaaaatataggatttcaggtaacagagaaatatgtcttatttcactggtgatgaacaatccataaacacatttcaaaaaaagttacgatcagaaaaattaagaaataaggagaaattaaggagaataagtacttttaaggagatttttttttctaaggttatttaaggaggagtggtcaccctgttTTCCACAAAATATGACGAGCTTTGAACGATTACGTTTATGATGTATGGTaacaaatttaatgaaatgCAGACCGGAAACATTCAACAACGGATCGAACGAATACGAAtttaccaacctcgttcccagggcattttgccttgttgatgcaGTTGATAGCGGCGGAAAgaccctggaacaggctggtcacatGATCTCGTCTAATTTATGATGATTATACccgaaaaataatttatgaacagcTATTGCCCTGCGAAAATTGTTCCAGGgtcattgttggccactcctttctggggacgaggttgcgaaTTTAcgaatctttattttctttatcttttttaattacaaatttcagtaagttaaggtggcagtaacccttttaaaaatcgaaAATTTTTTCTACATAATTAGTTTACGAAAAGGTTTatttcagactatatatccgTATTCTTTCTGTTAAACACACTTGtcaaaatactattatcttttacctaacaattcctctttaaataaaatcatgaataattaattagttctgccgaaTAAGCCTACgcgcttgcgaaattgtacgaaagaaatgacgtaattattaaagagaaacgttaataacaacaaagatggcgcattatgtataaatttaagacgatcttcattatgctacactgcacgagctttaactttcgatagcattttcgttttactttataactttcagacatgcttggtgaatcatgcagccatgatacggtgtgcggaaatctttttattcggaatatttttttttttaacagcgtTAGATGCAGCagggatgctaacaaagaatctgttcaaaaaaacaaaaaggctattgttaaaaaaataggaatgagcaaaaaaaaatccgcacaccgttttaaaagggttaacccaaggttcatttaaaaacagaagctgatgaaaaataacgagattgtaaaaagttggagttCGTAGAAgccaatttttttcttgtttatgatacatttttaagCAGAagtttctgctgactcagcaattttagtgttaagttaaaatcattttattatgtattaaggcctatattttcaggaaatagtaaaaaaatggtataaataaaacactaagTAAATAATtaagctatttggacagctaaaaaaaggTTACTGACACCTTAAGTAAGTTCAGTTGTAAACAAATTCGTcacatgttgttcaacatttttgccatttttatcTTCAATTTTTTCTTACTTAATTATTTTGTGTGTATTGACTCGTGACATCACAGTAAGGAAAAAATATAtcccattgttttttatttgtttaatttagACAACCGTTCGGAAAATGCAAACGTGGCACTATAGATGTGATATATATATTGCAAAAATAGTAGTTCATTGTTGGTTTGAACAAAAAGATTGACTTTAACGCTGCAATGTTTTTGCCTTAACCCAGagaagttatttttattaatttttgtttaaggTTCCTAGCAATGTTGGAATCTACCTCGAACTATCGCTTCTTGATGTCGACTCTGAAGTTTTCTGGCGTTTTATAAGTCaataacaaaaatttgaaaatgactCGATTATGTGTCAGCCAATATTTTTCGGTGTTAAGTATAGAAAATTTGAGTTTGAGAAAATTAGGCCTGATAAAATTTTGGTCCACAAGGCTTGGGTCAATAAATTATTGCATGATGTTGCATCAAATCATCTTTGCATCTTTCAGGCTAGTTGCTCACTTGCTCACTTGTtcagttgataaaaaaaataaaaaaatagaaaacacaTTGCCACAAAGTTTTAAGATTATTTTcactatatataaatatattaacaaCATAAATCACATTTCACTTTACACCAAACATTGTTTAGCTGGTTGGAAAAAACGTCCAAGAAATTATTTAgatatttatatcatttatatacTATTATTTATCACTTATTTGACCCAAACAAATCGTTTAgcgattatttaaaatatgattTATTTTTGGGGAAATTGTTTAATTTGGacaatgtttatatatataaaaaagttgtatcattttctaaacaaaaaaaaacacagcaaagtttaaattttgttaatagCAATAACCTAATATTTTTCACAGGGacatatttttgtgaatttgACAAAAACTGGcgaaatattcaaaaattaaatttctgcaAATTACGTATGAATGGTATATACTCATTGTCAATAAATTTAATAGTGGCTGcataaaagttttataaaaaattgtatacaCACAACTGTTACAAGTCttttgcattttcttttttaagcaAGTCTAAATATTTTTCCAATCCATGTATGAATGGCAGTCTTGTTGGAACTTTGCTCATATAATCCAAGTAACTATCACCAAAAAAATTCACGAGATAATATTCTTCATCTCTTACCCGCTCATCAAAGAATTTCCAGGATGCAATTGCATAACCAACAATGCAGATTGGATTCGCTAATAAAACTTGAGTACCTGCATGTGAATATAAGATATCAAAAATTTGAATGAGAAATGAGAATTCATAAATAAACATGGCAGCTCTTGtaatttgaaaactttaagtaaaagaaaacaagtttaagcaccaaaaaagaagtaaatcactataacaaacaacaaaaagagTTTTCTTTATATGCAGTTTTTGGCAACAAAAGTCTTGTGAGGACTAGAAACATTTTagaattttaattatatatatatatatatatatatatatatatacatatgcaaaaaaaaaaaatctggaaAAAAGCGTGCAATACAAAACAATAGTAGAGATCCTTACCAATGCTCCAGTAAAACCATCCCACATAAGAAGGATGTCTTGTCCAACTATAAATCCCATCAGTAACCAGAGAATGTCCATCATTTTTCTCTGATTGTACAATATGTGTGAAGTTTGACTTTGCTGTCATCATTGCAAACTTTCGGAGAAGTTCACCACAAAACACCATAAGAAATCCCAATAAAGTAATCAACAAATAACATTTCATCTTGGGAAAAAGCCATGCTTCAATAGAAAATTCTATCCACGAAAACACTGCAGCAACTTGATATTCAAAACTATGGTTTAGTAAGAAGGAGTCCAGACTAAGTCGGTCTGCATTGTATAGTGCTGTCATGATGTACtccgaaaaatgaaaaaatgtcaAGAATGCTACATATGTAGCAAAAACATTCCATGGACATGTTGCTATGAATATTAAAATCAATGACCCACCAAAAAATGTTCCAAGTAATGCAGCACGCTTCAAGATACTACTGTATGGAAGTAACAATAAACAAGTTATCGATGATCCAAAAGTTAGTATGCAATACTTGTAACTCCAATAATTACCAAATAAGATTTTCAACTGATACCATGAGAGAAGAGAAAATACTGTAAATGCAGCTAGTGCAACTCGGCCTTCTATACATAACATTATTTACACTTTTGTCTAAAATGTATTCTTCTGGaatgtaaagaaaaaataagtttattatACAATGTCAGATTTAACTGAAGGTAATTATGAAACATGAAACTATACTTCTGGGGTTTGGTACAAGTAAACTAGTgcagcttttatttttttatgtgttcCATTTTATTTCTGCAACTCTATACTGGTAATGTTTGAATTGCAATTTGTAAAGGAGCAACCTGACATCAGAATTCATGCAGAGTAAtcaaatgttaaaatatttaaatatgaatAAGACTTGTGAAACAACTTTTCGAGGTCTACAGCATCTACAAAGTTTAACATCACAGTAAAGAGAATTTTGAGGTGATCCTCGAAAACTCTCTTTACTGTCAAGACTGAGCTAACTTGTTTGGTTAAGGTAAAAAGATATAATATACCATCAAGTTAGTTCAGAACAAACTGTTAGTGTAAGTCCATGCTTCACAACAAAGAACTTTATATTCAAGCAGTTCCTACAGACAGTGTATATAGCTCGCTCCCTATATGTAAAATACCCTTTTCACAGAATTAATAGTAGCATTTTTAACCAGGATAAAGCCTTTTGAAACAGAACAAGTGTTTGAAGTCAGGTTTTAATCGGGCTGGAGCAGCCATAAACaattaaaagtattttgcttaccTCAGCAAACAGCCAGCGCAGCAAATATTGACAGTACTTCATGTAAAGGCTCATGTAGTCAGTTAATGCGCATACTACATCACAAAAATAACTATAGCTGTTATAATGCAGAATCTAGAAATAGGTTAGTTAGAGGTTTAGAGTAGTTAAAATAACATGAGCAAGGAAGAAGACTGTACGCCCCTAAACCTTCTATAAACGATTAGCAATGAAGGTATGATGTCGTGCGATTTAAATGTTTTGTGATCTAAAAAGCTGTAGTTATTGCAGTTAAAAGTTAGTGTCCATTTGGTTGTATTTTCtgaaacattgtttttaatactCTTGGTATCAGCAGATTGTTTTGAAGTTTGAATGCTTAGTTGGTATGCATTTAGTACATTTAATTCTTTCAATCAAGCTTTGGGGCGAGATATCCtgtcaacatttaaaataagtttgattgcatatttttgtttattttataattttgtcaattttgtaacGTTGTTTGCATGCAAATTTTGCTTATAAAGGATGCCAATATTCTTTGCTACTTTTTCTTCAAGAATAACTCCTAAACTCCtgtgcttttttatatttataatgaTATATCATCTGTTTCATTTTGTCAATAGAAAACTAGGTACCTTGTTTTAGAAGTATTTAGGGACGGTTGTTtgcttcaaacaattttaaactttGGAGAGTTCAATATTCACTGTGTAAAATAGTGTTTTATATCTTCATGAAAACTACTTTCTCTACTACTAAAGTTAactgcttttttaaaacatgatattaagttagtaatatttttaactgaagAGAAATTAGCAAGATTTTAAAAAGCCGCATGATgcttaaaaacctttaaaacacaatatagcgaagatggtgtagtggtagaaGTGTATCCGGCCTTGCAATCATAAGGTAGTATTGTCAGCCCATtcggtgccatctactgaccgctaattGGCTTGTGTGGCAGCCAAGGAAGTTAGAACAATGCTATACGTTTCTccagcggtaatgtaacatagttacaatcgaaggggaggaagagccagcCGTTAGGTTAGAATCTCCAAGGACGTTAagacttcccgttacttacttgcttacttacttacttacaaaACGTTTGTTCAGTACAAATCccaaatgaaaataaaacctTTTCAACTTTTGATTGAAATTCTAGTATATGGTATGCgcatttgaaattgttttaaGATTCTACTCAAACTGCTATCATGGGGCGGAAATTGATTGGTAAACGTAGGTACGGTAGAAACttcggcaaaaaaaattttcggtcAACTTTTTAACCGAAGGAGTTTCTTGCGCCAAAACGTTTTTGGactgatttaaaatattttttgtcattttagctTTTCAGATTCTGTGAATCAAAACTTTTGATCAAAAATAGTGGACCGAACATCAAGTTTTTGTAATGCCCAAAATTTCCTGTTTACGCTTTCTTGCCATTCGAAAAATTACATTACAGTTGtccttgtaaaaaaataaataaaaaacaaagtgcTTATTCACTATGTACTCAATAAGTTAAAATCAGGATCCCACCAAGACAAGAAAATGGTCCCATGAACAGGTCTGTGCCAAACTGGGATACTTACTTGAGTTACTTGAGTCTGTTTTGATGCATTCTTCATCTACCCAAATCGTTGATTCCGACACTTTTAATGATATCCAACGAGGATTTCGACTCTGTCCTTCTTAAATGGGTATACCCCGGAATAGGTGTTTCATCCGGGATTGATCGAAAGGAAGAAattcaacttctttttaaaCGTGTCCTCAGAAAATCCTGTATAATCGCGAAGATGTTTAGGTAGGCTATTAAATAGCCTTGGTCCTTGAAATACGAAACTGGCGTTCATGGTAGAACAGAAAACTCGAACAGTAACAATCCTTAACACTTTCTTCTATGTCTTGGATGGAAATACCTAGCTATGCCGACATTTTGATTTCCTACGTCAGTGTTGATGTTAGGTAGTAGGTTTTCAAGTATACACCAAACATGAAATATTTGATATCTTCCTCTCCTCCTTTGTAGTGAAAGTAGATCTAAGGCTTTCAGTTGTTCCCAGTAGTTAAAAGTTCTCATACCAGTTATTTTCTTCATATAAACTTGTTGTATTGTTTCAAGACACTGGATAAAACCCACTTTTACAGGGGACCAGAGCTGAGAGAAATAGTCAAAGTGAGGTAAAACGAAATCATGGTACAACGTAATAAGTGTGTTTGTCACGAGCAGAAAACGTTCGGTGTGTCAACCCACACATATCTCTTGTCTTTTCAACAATACTTTAGATATGTGATGCAAAAGAACAGTTGTTGGACATTTTCGCAACCACGTCTTTCACCTCTGATTGTTCTTCTATTTTTTGCCATTATTTGACGGGTATATGGAGACCTTTTT
The genomic region above belongs to Hydractinia symbiolongicarpus strain clone_291-10 chromosome 4, HSymV2.1, whole genome shotgun sequence and contains:
- the LOC130640907 gene encoding protein-S-isoprenylcysteine O-methyltransferase-like, producing MLCIEGRVALAAFTVFSLLSWYQLKILFGNYWSYKYCILTFGSSITCLLLLPYSSILKRAALLGTFFGGSLILIFIATCPWNVFATYVAFLTFFHFSEYIMTALYNADRLSLDSFLLNHSFEYQVAAVFSWIEFSIEAWLFPKMKCYLLITLLGFLMVFCGELLRKFAMMTAKSNFTHIVQSEKNDGHSLVTDGIYSWTRHPSYVGWFYWSIGTQVLLANPICIVGYAIASWKFFDERVRDEEYYLVNFFGDSYLDYMSKVPTRLPFIHGLEKYLDLLKKENAKDL